In a single window of the Cryptococcus tetragattii IND107 chromosome 1, whole genome shotgun sequence genome:
- a CDS encoding superoxide dismutase [Cu-Zn] has translation MVKAVAVLKGDSPVTGVITFTQEKEGAPVTVSGDIKNLDANAERGFHVHEFGDNTNGCTSAGPHFNPHGKNHGAPSDSERHVGDLGNVKTDGNGVASVNISDKSLSLFGPYSIIGRTIVVHAGTDDFGKGGNPESLKTGNAGARAACGVIGISN, from the exons ATGGTCAAG GCTGTTGCTGTCCTCAAGGGTGACTCCCCCGTCACCGGTGTTATCACCTTCAcccaggagaaggagggtgcTCCCGTTACCGTTTCTGGTGAC ATCAAGAACCTCGACGCCAACGCCGAGCGAGGCTTCCACGTCCACGAGTTTGGAGACAACACCAACGGCTGTACCTCTGCCGGTCCCCACTTCAACCCCCACGGCAAGAACCACGGTGCTCCCTCTGACTCTGAGAGGCACGTTGGTGACCTCG GTAACGTCAAGACTGACGGCAACGGTGTTGCTTCCGTCAACATTTCCG ACAAGagcctctccctctttgGCCCTTACTCCATCATTGGCCGAACCATCGTCGTCCACGCCGGTACTGACGATTTCGGAAAGGGCGGCAACCCCGAGTCCCTCAAGACTGGTAACGCCGGTGCCCGTGCTGCCTGCGGTGTCAT TGGTATCTCCAACTAA